From a single Agrobacterium tumefaciens genomic region:
- a CDS encoding glutamine amidotransferase yields MLFDPSRQQGKQPSLLIVLHQERSTPGRVGQMLVEKGYRLDIRRPALGDDLPQTLEKHAGAIIFGGPMSANDPHDYVKAEIDWLKVPLKENKPFLGICLGAQMLSKHLGGKVEADRDGKVEIGWYPLHATEHGRLLMPHWPKMVYHFHKEGFELPRGAELLASGETYPNQAYRYGKNAWALQFHAELTRAMMHSWVVRGAQRFGMPNAQVGSQHLEGRMLFDTPLRSWLSNFLDLVFEGKAQR; encoded by the coding sequence ATGCTGTTTGACCCTTCCAGGCAACAGGGAAAACAACCTTCGCTGCTCATCGTCCTGCATCAGGAACGTTCCACGCCCGGCCGCGTCGGCCAGATGCTGGTGGAAAAAGGGTATCGGCTGGATATAAGGCGACCCGCACTCGGCGACGACCTGCCGCAGACACTCGAGAAACACGCGGGCGCCATCATCTTCGGCGGCCCAATGAGCGCCAATGACCCGCATGATTATGTCAAAGCCGAAATCGACTGGCTGAAGGTTCCGCTGAAGGAGAACAAGCCCTTTCTTGGCATCTGTCTTGGCGCGCAGATGTTGTCCAAACATCTGGGCGGCAAGGTTGAGGCCGACCGGGACGGCAAGGTGGAAATCGGCTGGTATCCGCTTCACGCTACCGAACACGGACGGCTTTTGATGCCGCATTGGCCGAAGATGGTTTATCATTTCCACAAGGAAGGGTTCGAGCTGCCGCGCGGAGCCGAGCTTCTGGCATCAGGCGAAACCTATCCCAACCAGGCTTATCGGTATGGTAAAAATGCCTGGGCGCTACAGTTTCACGCCGAACTCACCCGCGCCATGATGCACAGCTGGGTGGTGCGCGGCGCGCAGCGCTTTGGCATGCCGAATGCGCAGGTCGGCAGCCAGCACCTTGAGGGCCGCATGTTGTTCGACACGCCGCTCCGCTCTTGGCTCAGCAATTTCCTCGATCTGGTTTTT
- a CDS encoding heme biosynthesis protein HemY: MTRILTFALIVLALGFGFSWLADRPGVLSIVWQGQLIEMSLMVAASIIAALVAAVMLVWWIVNAVWTSPNAARRYFRARKRDRGYQALSTGLIAAGAGNAILARKMTARTQGLLNADQEPLIHLLDAQADLIEGKYDEARRKFEAMARDPETRELGLRGLYIEARRQGAYEAAQQYAEDAAEKAPYLPWAAQATLENRCRNGQWDDAIRLLDQQKAASVIERGEAERLKAVLLTAKAGEKLESDPVSAREDAKHALKLAKSLVPAALIAAKSYLREDNLRKAATVLEPVWKIDPHPQIAELYVRARSGDTAIDRLKRAERLESLKPNNIESLFAVAQAALDAKEFAKARAKAEAAARIEPRESIFLLMADIEEAETGDQGRVRYWMAQALRAPRDPAWVADGVVSEKWLPVSPVTGRLDAFEWKAPFGQLEGPVEDLTIENAMAAAPARAEPVAKTIVVEAAPEPRAEPKPVPAEPIEVAPTVSAPKEKKPATIEAPVETKAADEKAEAVPFFGGAPDDPGVKKPGAEAEPKTRLKLF, encoded by the coding sequence ATGACCAGAATTCTGACTTTCGCCCTTATCGTTCTGGCGCTTGGTTTCGGTTTCTCTTGGCTTGCGGACCGGCCGGGCGTGCTTTCCATCGTCTGGCAGGGCCAGCTGATCGAAATGAGCCTGATGGTCGCCGCCTCGATCATCGCGGCGCTGGTTGCAGCCGTCATGCTGGTCTGGTGGATCGTCAACGCCGTATGGACCTCGCCCAATGCCGCCCGCCGCTATTTTCGTGCCCGCAAGCGCGACCGCGGTTACCAGGCGCTCTCCACCGGCCTCATCGCCGCAGGCGCCGGCAACGCCATCCTCGCCCGCAAGATGACGGCCCGCACGCAAGGATTGCTCAACGCCGATCAGGAGCCGCTGATCCACTTGCTCGATGCGCAGGCCGATCTCATCGAAGGCAAATATGACGAAGCGCGCCGCAAGTTCGAAGCCATGGCCCGCGATCCCGAAACCCGCGAGCTTGGCCTTCGCGGCCTTTATATCGAGGCGCGCCGTCAGGGTGCATATGAGGCCGCCCAGCAATATGCCGAGGACGCGGCGGAAAAAGCCCCCTACCTGCCCTGGGCAGCCCAGGCGACGCTGGAAAATCGTTGTCGTAACGGACAATGGGATGACGCGATCCGTCTGCTCGATCAGCAGAAGGCAGCCAGCGTCATCGAACGCGGCGAGGCGGAACGGCTGAAAGCCGTGCTTCTCACCGCCAAGGCCGGCGAAAAGCTGGAAAGCGATCCGGTCAGCGCGCGCGAGGATGCCAAACACGCCCTCAAGCTCGCAAAGAGCCTCGTTCCGGCAGCGCTGATCGCAGCAAAATCCTATCTGCGCGAAGACAACCTGCGCAAGGCCGCCACGGTTCTGGAGCCCGTGTGGAAAATCGATCCGCACCCGCAGATCGCCGAGCTTTATGTCCGCGCCCGCAGCGGCGATACCGCCATCGACCGGCTGAAACGCGCCGAGCGGCTGGAAAGCCTGAAGCCCAACAATATCGAATCCCTGTTTGCCGTGGCGCAGGCGGCGCTCGATGCCAAGGAATTTGCCAAGGCGCGGGCCAAGGCAGAAGCCGCAGCCCGCATCGAGCCGCGTGAAAGCATCTTCCTGCTGATGGCCGATATCGAGGAGGCTGAAACGGGTGATCAGGGCCGGGTGCGTTACTGGATGGCGCAGGCGCTGCGCGCGCCGCGTGACCCCGCATGGGTGGCGGATGGCGTCGTTTCGGAAAAATGGCTGCCGGTTTCGCCAGTGACCGGCCGTCTCGATGCCTTTGAATGGAAAGCACCTTTTGGCCAGCTCGAAGGTCCAGTCGAAGACCTGACAATCGAAAATGCGATGGCCGCAGCACCCGCAAGGGCGGAACCGGTTGCGAAAACAATCGTCGTCGAAGCTGCTCCCGAGCCTCGCGCTGAGCCGAAACCCGTTCCCGCCGAACCGATAGAGGTCGCGCCTACCGTATCGGCTCCGAAGGAGAAAAAGCCCGCCACTATCGAAGCGCCCGTTGAAACCAAAGCAGCGGACGAGAAGGCGGAAGCCGTACCCTTCTTCGGCGGCGCGCCGGATGATCCCGGCGTCAAGAAACCCGGCGCAGAAGCCGAACCCAAGACCCGGCTCAAACTCTTCTGA
- a CDS encoding TerB family tellurite resistance protein: MLNRIQSFIQNLVGPHTDDFSPDDLRVAVAALCFQVMEADGTVSKSERDRLREILQDYYHLDSGKLDALLAAGQEAGKEAVDYYRFTTDIRRHLDEDQRVELIGILWDIVYADGERSEMEDHVIWRVADLLGVSVRDRVLQRQQAATRSGPAEESENHDDAV; the protein is encoded by the coding sequence ATGCTCAACCGGATTCAGTCGTTTATTCAAAACCTCGTCGGCCCGCATACGGATGATTTCAGCCCGGATGATTTAAGGGTGGCAGTCGCCGCCCTCTGTTTTCAGGTAATGGAAGCGGATGGCACCGTCTCGAAAAGCGAGCGGGACCGCCTGCGCGAAATCCTTCAGGATTATTACCATCTCGATTCCGGCAAGCTTGATGCGCTTCTCGCCGCCGGTCAGGAGGCGGGCAAGGAAGCTGTTGATTATTACCGCTTCACCACCGATATCCGTCGCCATCTCGATGAAGATCAGCGGGTGGAGCTTATTGGCATATTATGGGATATTGTTTACGCTGACGGCGAACGAAGCGAAATGGAAGACCATGTGATCTGGCGAGTTGCCGATCTGCTTGGTGTTTCAGTGCGCGACAGGGTTCTGCAACGTCAGCAGGCCGCCACGAGGTCCGGGCCGGCTGAAGAAAGCGAAAACCACGACGATGCTGTTTGA
- a CDS encoding COG4223 family protein → MVSGKPPRHSKSKAEPVTIDLDAKDVKAISADGDAARMDEKPDDKTPSSPVEPGAPATKPEAAVTGNPAPIWDQPGKTPIEPEPNVGKADPAAAEPKAEPPGDKQKEPVSQATVPPKAEAKPTTDTAGTSAAATAAAASKPAFGSTASSSTSGNTSAAKPSTTTSSSGPAKPSTPQQADRKQAATSGLIAAGIVGGLIALAAAGSMQYAGILPSSNSGRAGSDEIAALKTDITGLRQQLANAPAADTSALEQRIATLEGAKGEAPQVDGLSEKVTALEAALQSERSAQASATAELTRRLTDAETKINEPRDDIEVARAIASAALKAAIDRGGPFLTELDTLSKVTPDDPAITSLQSFAATGVPSRSELMQKFPDVANAMLSAINQPDPNQGIMERLTESAFSLVKVRPVGNIEGETPDAMIARMENKLRNGDLQGAALEWNGLPEAARTASTDYKKSLDARIEVENLVGGTLNRAITSTGKQG, encoded by the coding sequence ATGGTATCGGGAAAGCCGCCACGCCACTCCAAGTCCAAAGCCGAACCGGTCACAATCGACCTGGACGCAAAAGACGTGAAAGCAATTTCCGCCGATGGGGACGCTGCCAGGATGGACGAAAAGCCCGATGACAAAACGCCGTCGTCGCCTGTAGAACCGGGCGCTCCGGCAACGAAGCCTGAGGCAGCCGTAACGGGCAATCCCGCCCCCATCTGGGACCAGCCCGGGAAAACCCCTATCGAGCCCGAGCCCAATGTTGGCAAAGCGGACCCCGCAGCCGCCGAACCGAAGGCCGAGCCCCCCGGGGACAAGCAGAAAGAGCCGGTATCACAGGCCACTGTTCCGCCCAAAGCCGAGGCAAAACCGACCACGGATACAGCCGGAACGAGTGCCGCCGCAACCGCTGCTGCGGCTTCGAAACCGGCCTTCGGCTCCACCGCCTCCTCCAGCACATCCGGCAACACCTCCGCTGCCAAACCCTCGACCACGACCTCGTCTTCGGGACCGGCCAAACCGTCCACCCCGCAGCAGGCGGACCGCAAACAGGCGGCGACCTCCGGCCTTATCGCAGCGGGTATCGTCGGCGGCCTCATAGCACTCGCCGCCGCCGGCAGCATGCAATATGCAGGTATACTGCCCTCCTCCAATTCCGGAAGAGCCGGAAGCGATGAGATCGCTGCACTGAAAACCGATATCACCGGCCTGCGGCAGCAACTCGCCAATGCCCCGGCAGCCGATACCTCGGCACTGGAACAGCGCATCGCGACGCTCGAAGGCGCAAAGGGTGAGGCCCCGCAGGTGGATGGGCTTTCGGAAAAAGTCACCGCGCTGGAAGCCGCCCTGCAATCGGAACGATCCGCACAGGCCTCGGCAACGGCGGAACTGACGCGCCGCCTTACCGATGCGGAAACCAAGATCAACGAACCACGCGACGATATCGAAGTCGCCCGCGCCATCGCCTCGGCCGCGTTGAAGGCCGCGATCGATCGTGGCGGGCCGTTCCTGACGGAACTCGACACGCTCTCCAAGGTCACGCCTGACGATCCAGCCATCACATCGCTGCAATCCTTTGCCGCAACCGGCGTGCCGTCGCGGTCGGAGCTGATGCAGAAATTCCCTGATGTCGCCAATGCGATGCTGTCGGCCATCAACCAGCCCGACCCCAATCAGGGCATCATGGAGCGCCTGACAGAAAGCGCCTTTTCGCTGGTGAAGGTCCGCCCGGTCGGAAATATCGAGGGTGAGACACCCGACGCCATGATCGCACGCATGGAAAACAAGCTGCGCAACGGTGATCTGCAGGGCGCAGCACTTGAATGGAACGGGCTTCCAGAGGCGGCCAGGACGGCATCCACCGATTACAAGAAATCTCTGGATGCGCGCATCGAGGTCGAAAATCTGGTCGGCGGCACATTGAACCGCGCCATCACCAGCACCGGCAAGCAGGGGTAA